The Brassica oleracea var. oleracea cultivar TO1000 chromosome C6, BOL, whole genome shotgun sequence genome includes a region encoding these proteins:
- the LOC106300612 gene encoding DEAD-box ATP-dependent RNA helicase 38-like, which produces MADTVEKVSTTEASSSSAEAPIPAEKTEPTTEKTKWGDVEDDDEEEANAVSELNSLSIKEESVLDEPEDSSIKAVTSGETPYTSASRFEDLNLSPELMKGLYVEMKFEKPSKIQAISLPMIITPPRKHLIAQAHNGSGKTTCFVLGMLSRVDPNLREPQALCICPTRELAIQNMEVLQKMGKFTGITAELAVPESNHGVTSARRAHVSAQVVIGTPGTLKKWISFKKLGLNHLKILVFDEADHMLATDGFRDDSLRIMKDIERVNPNYQVLLFSATFNETVKDFVQRTVKDPNQLFVKREDLKLDSVKQYKVVCPREQNKIEVIKDQIMELGDIGQTIIFVKTKVSAGKVHKALADMGYDVTSVHGNMTQEDRDKIVKEFKDCLTQVLIATDVLARGFDQQRVNLVVNYNLPTKYDTGEPDYEVYLHRVGRAGRFGRKGAVFNLLLDDRREIEVMEKIERYFEAQVKEIKSWNSEEEYKSALKEAGLLDE; this is translated from the exons ATGGCGGATACTGTAGAGAAAGTCTCCACCACTGAAGCATCTTCATCCTCCGCGGAAGCACCAATCCCCGCCGAGAAAACAGAGCCCACAACGGAGAAGACAAAGTGGGGCGATGTTGAGGATGACGATGAAGAGGAAGCAAACGCAGTTTCAGAGCTCAATTCCTTGAGTATCAAGGAGGAATCTGTGCTTGACGAACCCGAAGACTCGAGCATCAAAGCG GTTACTTCCGGTGAGACGCCATATACATCAGCGAGTAGGTTTGAAGATTTGAACTTGTCACCTGAGTTGATGAAAGGCTTGTACGTTGAGATGAAGTTTGAGAAGCCCAGCAAGATCCAAGCCATCAGTTTGCCTATGATAATCACTCCGCCTCGCAAGCACCTCATTGCTCAGGCGCATAACGGATCTGGCAAGACCACCTGTTTCGTTCTTGGGATGCTTAGCCGTGTCGACCCCAATCTGAGAGAGCCTCAAGCTCTTTGCATCTGTCCCACCCGTGAATTAGCTATCCAG AATATGGAAGTTCTTCAGAAGATGGGGAAGTTTACTGGGATCACTGCGGAACTAGCTGTCCCTGAGTCGAATCATGGTGTAACCTCTGCAAGAAGAGCACATGTTTCAGCCCAAGTTGTGATTGGCACCCCTGGGACGCTTAAGAAGTGGATATCGTTTAAGAAGCTGGGTCTCAATCATCTGAAGATTCTCGTTTTTGATGAGGCTGACCATATGCTTGCTACG GATGGCTTTAGGGATGATTCCTTGAGGATAATGAAGGACATTGAGAGAGTTAATCCCAATTACCAG GTTCTTCTGTTCTCGGCAACTTTTAACGAAACAGTCAAAGATTTTGTTCAGAGGACGGTCAAGGACCCGAACCAACTATTTGTGAAAAGAGAGGATCTGAAGTTGGACTCAGTAAAGCAGTATAAGGTGGTTTGCCCAAGGGAGCAAAACAAGATTGAAGTCATCAAGGATCAGATTATGGAGCTCGGGGACATTGGCCAGACCATAATATTCGTGAAAACTAAGGTGTCAGCAGGCAAAGTGCACAAAGCTCTTGCGGATATGGGGTATGATGTCACCAGTGTTCATGGTAATATGACCCAAGAGGACAGAGACAAGATAGTGAAGGAGTTCAAAGACTGCCTAACTCAAGTCCTCATTGCAACCGATGTCCTTGCCAGAGGTTTTGACCAACAACGG GTGAATTTGGTGGTCAATTATAATCTGCCAACTAAGTATGACACCGGTGAGCCAGATTATGAGGTTTACCTTCACAGAGTTGGAAGAGCTGGCAGGTTTGGTCGTAAAG GAGCTGTATTCAACCTTCTCCTAGATGATAGGAGGGAGATAGAGGTGATGGAGAAGATAGAGCGCTACTTTGAAGCACAGGTTAAAGAGATAAAGTCTTGGAATTCAGAGGAAGAGTACAAGAGCGCACTCAAAGAAGCTGGCCTGCTTGATGAGTAA
- the LOC106300613 gene encoding uncharacterized protein LOC106300613 produces the protein MTQEKPAEEVAQEAQLVEEKHADDDILVTEVGDETQLIEEMVDNTEPVEQVAQVVEEKHGDIQPVEEIIEDTQPVEEMAQAVEPIPEHSKNGDSQSHAIPPQEQAAFTISQEGHHHVDVLLQEGHHLEASSQEFPLVTVGDGFSDFELYISEVGSREQMKSELDKYLEESLIPRSPDFEVLGWWSLNRTKYPTLSKMAADVLSLPFCTVSPDSVFDTQVKKMDNYRSSLLRQGLAHARFRLRE, from the coding sequence ATGACACAGGAAAAACCAGCGGAAGAAGTAGCTCAGGAGGCACAATTGGTGGAGGAGAAGCATGCTGACGATGACATTCTTGTTACGGAAGTAGGAGATGAGACACAACTGATTGAGGAAATGGTGGATAACACTGAACCAGTTGAGCAAGTTGCTCAGGTGGTGGAAGAGAAGCATGGTGACATTCAGCCTGTAGAGGAAATAATAGAGGACACTCAGCCAGTTGAGGAAATGGCACAAGCAGTGGAGCCCATCCCCGAGCACAGCAAAAACGGTGATTCTCAGTCACATGCAATTCCACCGCAGGAACAAGCTGCGTTTACAATCTCTCAAGAAGGTCACCACCACGTTGACGTCCTTCTCCAGGAAGGCCATCACCTTGAAGCATCTTCGCAGGAGTTCCCCCTCGTTACCGTTGGAGATGGATTCTCAGACTTTGAGCTTTACATCTCTGAGGTTGGGAGTCGGGAGCAGATGAAATCGGAGCTCGACAAATACCTGGAGGAATCTTTGATACCGCGATCTCCGGACTTTGAGGTTTTGGGCTGGTGGAGCCTGAACCGAACCAAGTACCCTACCCTCTCCAAGATGGCAGCTGATGTCTTGTCCTTACCATTTTGCACTGTCTCTCCTGATTCTGTTTTTGACACTCAGGTGAAAAAGATGGACAACTACAGGAGCTCTCTTCTGCGCCAAGGATTGGCTCATGCACGGTTCCGCCTCAGAGAATAA
- the LOC106297650 gene encoding protein AE7-like 1, whose protein sequence is MCIVCDTDNGWRLVNEYEYESKCKGMRNTTKYVRDIRDPEHPYSLEQLSALSEDSITLNDKLNRVLITFTPTIQHCSMSTIIGLRLRAKLKECLPLHYKVDTKVSPGSHAVEHSGHMGNYPNQIKSMKHLQ, encoded by the exons ATGTGTATTGTATGTGACACCGATAACGGGTGGCGTCTAGTGAACGAGTATGAGTACGAGTCTAAGTGTAAAGGAATGAGAAA CACT ACGAAGTATGTAAGAGACATAAGAGATCCGGAACACCCTTACTCCCTGGAGCAACTAAGTGCTCTGTCTGAAGACTCCATCACCCTCAATGACAAGCTTAATCGCGTCCT GATAACGTTTACACCGACGATACAGCATTGTAGTATGTCAACTATAATTGGTCTGCGTTTGAGAGCTAAGCTTAAAGAATGCTTGCCCCTCCACTATAAG GTTGATACCAAAGTGTCTCCCGGTTCTCATGCCGTTGAACATTCAG GCCACATGGGCAATTATCCAAACCAAATAAAATCAATGAAGCATCTGCAATAA